The Calditrichota bacterium genome has a segment encoding these proteins:
- the glmS gene encoding glutamine--fructose-6-phosphate transaminase (isomerizing), producing the protein MCGIIGYVGHRSATPILVNGLKRMEYRGYDSAGIAVVNNGSMQITKVGGKISGLVERINGSMSEGSIGIGHTRWATHGEPNEINAHPHTDCTGRIVLIHNGIIENYYTLKTGLAAKGHIFKTDTDSEVLAHLIEELDEGDIEQAVRRALSQVKGTYGIVVLSHDEPDRLIAARLGSPLVLGIGTGENFIASDLAAVVDHTRNVIFLDDGEFSVVTKDGIANTTLAHEPLDKRVDKIFFDIQEIEKGGYPHFMLKEIAEQPNSLTDSLRGRVIEAEGNAKLGGLVNFESQLAATKRIIILGCGTSWHAGLIGEYLIEELAGIPVEVEYASEFRYRNPIVERGTIALAISQSGETIDTLAAMREARARGALALGVCNVVGSTIARESDGGVYIHAGPEIGVASTKAFTSQVAVLTLLALKLGRNRKLSLERGREIVHGLIELPQKVRQVLASSDQILELARKFADSTNALYLSRGINYPVALEGALKLKEISYIHAEGYPAAEMKHGPIALIDENMPVIFIATNGAIYDKVLSNIEEVRARKGVIIAVVNEGDDVIRRHAHHMIEIPRTDSILSPILAVIPLQLLAYHMAVLRGCNIDQPRNLAKSVTVE; encoded by the coding sequence GTGTGCGGAATCATAGGTTATGTAGGCCATCGTAGCGCCACTCCCATTCTCGTCAATGGCTTGAAGAGAATGGAGTATCGCGGATACGACTCGGCCGGCATTGCGGTCGTCAACAACGGCTCAATGCAGATTACCAAGGTGGGCGGAAAGATCTCGGGGTTGGTCGAGCGCATCAACGGCTCCATGAGCGAGGGGTCTATCGGCATCGGTCATACCCGTTGGGCAACTCACGGCGAGCCCAATGAGATCAACGCGCATCCTCATACCGACTGCACCGGTCGTATCGTCTTGATTCATAACGGCATCATTGAGAACTACTACACCCTGAAGACCGGTCTGGCAGCCAAAGGGCACATCTTCAAGACGGATACCGACAGCGAAGTTCTCGCCCATCTGATCGAGGAGTTGGACGAGGGCGACATCGAGCAAGCCGTCCGGCGCGCGTTGTCGCAGGTCAAAGGGACTTACGGCATCGTCGTCCTCTCGCACGACGAACCGGACCGCCTGATCGCGGCTCGACTCGGCTCACCACTCGTGCTCGGCATCGGCACGGGTGAGAATTTCATCGCCTCAGACCTTGCTGCGGTGGTCGATCATACCCGCAACGTGATCTTCCTCGACGACGGCGAATTCTCGGTCGTCACCAAAGACGGAATAGCCAACACTACGCTGGCACATGAGCCGCTCGACAAGCGCGTAGATAAGATCTTTTTCGACATTCAGGAGATCGAAAAGGGCGGCTATCCGCACTTTATGTTGAAGGAGATTGCCGAGCAGCCCAATTCGCTCACCGACTCGCTGCGCGGCCGGGTCATCGAAGCCGAAGGCAACGCCAAGTTGGGCGGATTGGTCAATTTCGAGTCCCAACTTGCAGCGACGAAACGGATCATCATTCTCGGTTGTGGGACGTCGTGGCATGCCGGGTTAATCGGCGAGTATCTGATTGAGGAACTGGCCGGTATTCCGGTCGAAGTGGAGTATGCCTCCGAGTTCCGCTACCGGAACCCGATCGTTGAACGAGGTACCATCGCCCTTGCTATCAGTCAATCGGGCGAGACGATCGATACTCTGGCGGCGATGCGCGAAGCCAGGGCTCGCGGCGCGTTAGCCTTGGGCGTCTGTAATGTCGTAGGGTCAACGATTGCGCGGGAGTCCGACGGAGGAGTCTATATCCACGCCGGGCCGGAGATCGGTGTTGCCTCAACCAAAGCCTTCACTTCACAGGTAGCAGTGCTTACGCTCCTGGCGCTCAAACTTGGTCGGAATCGGAAGTTATCGCTTGAGCGTGGTCGGGAAATCGTTCACGGGCTGATCGAACTTCCGCAAAAGGTTCGTCAGGTGCTCGCTTCATCAGACCAAATCCTTGAACTTGCCCGGAAGTTTGCCGATTCGACCAATGCTCTCTATCTCTCGCGTGGGATTAACTACCCGGTAGCCCTTGAAGGCGCGTTGAAGTTGAAGGAAATCTCCTACATTCATGCCGAGGGCTATCCAGCCGCCGAGATGAAGCACGGCCCTATCGCGCTGATAGATGAGAATATGCCGGTGATCTTCATCGCGACTAACGGCGCCATCTATGATAAGGTGCTCAGCAACATTGAGGAGGTAAGGGCGCGCAAGGGTGTCATCATTGCGGTCGTCAACGAAGGCGATGATGTGATTCGACGGCATGCTCACCACATGATTGAGATTCCGCGGACCGACTCGATATTGAGCCCGATCCTCGCCGTGATCCCGCTCCAGTTACTCGCTTATCATATGGCCGTTCTGCGGGGCTGCAATATCGATCAGCCGCGCAATCTGGCCAAAAGCGTCACCGTCGAGTAA